The proteins below come from a single Neospora caninum Liverpool complete genome, chromosome IX genomic window:
- a CDS encoding putative amino acid transporter has product MPGPSPPALSTWRSRIKGWIPPSDLPGSVQPTPCNFNRYALLFFYVISGCVTGVVFFGWPAMASLIFHNAGFSTLCTRDPDTGDFSPDFRKEGKMFICDAQDAAIQKLYPVAGVLCCIMSACGGALLDFIGPKLTMCLGQTLSLIGWLFLAFSGAAPGSYYAGIALIGLGADVGFLPTMCVTRLFPGSAGLVITLLSSASSASSAVPVVLAKIVEQHGVTLKTVSLWYICCGPVVSIIIAVFLMPRRNYLVGEDGAHSESNKFEKGPAKMCETGDGRSVGAVDGWDAASAGEVSSPRRKPAKAEAGRQLRFLSTHNSLASDQDTTGNSGVEEDRGRSTRVEESCTAAPFPEPSLGTAAQFAGQAEGSRLEKTEECRNRGQETAGRVQNTLFAGERSPTSGEIGLVADAESCEKGEDGGNDVVVSFPGEPAQGNGPQQAIATQGEIHECPKAESKYRCPARASFFGQLFSERYLIVAVYFIGVAGAATFYQQAPRRMFTDPVVDFMEILQPLGFLPCIILGKCADVFGILKILTVVNTFGVLMYATSMVRGFDNALGYTSVVLYTLYMSVFTSQIFVYIEATFSPQYFGKLIGLTAMCGGLFSVVSSSLYEHVVIGVGKGDPRIMQIAMTVFLGFQYLWIARLFWLKKRDPNPYRSGPARLASSDTPSARALPICQAPFEPVCQA; this is encoded by the coding sequence ATGCCGGGTCCTTCCCCGCCCGCGTTGTCAACGTGGCGCAGTCGCATCAAGGGCTGGATCCCCCCCAGTGACCTGCCTGGATCGGTCCAGCCCACGCCTTGTAACTTCAACCGCTACgcgcttctttttttttACGTCATCAGTGGGTGTGTAACAGGCGTCGTATTCTTTGGGTGGCCTGCGATGGCGTCTCTGATCTTCCACAACGCGGGGTTCTCGACCCTCTGCACGCGAGACCCCGACACAGGTGATTTTTCCCCCGATTTccgaaaggaaggaaaaatGTTCATCTGCGACGCGCAAGACGCGGCAATCCAGAAACTGTACCCGGTGGCAGGCGTCCTCTGCTGCATCATGAGTGCCTGTGGCGGGGCGCTCCTCGACTTCATCGGCCCCAAGTTGACCATGTGCCTCGGACAAACGCTCTCCCTCATCGGTTGGCTGTTCCTGGCCTTCTCAGGAGCGGCTCCAGGCTCGTACTACGCCGGCATCGCCCTCATCGGCCTCGGCGCCGACGTCGGGTTTCTCCCCACAATGTGCGTCACGCGACTTTTCCCCGGCTCCGCGGGCTTGGTCATCACCCTTCTCAgctctgcctcgtcggcgaGCTCCGCGGTTCCGGTGGTCCTCGCAAAGATCGTCGAGCAGCATGGGGTGACTCTCAAGACTGTCTCGCTCTGGTACATCTGCTGCGGCCCCGTGGTGTCCATCATCATTGCGGTCTTCCTCATGCCGAGACGGAACTACCTGGTCGGGGAGGACGGCGCGCACAGCGAGAGCAACAAATTCGAAAAAGGCCCCGCGAAGATGTGCGAAACCGGCGACGGAAGAAGTGTAGGTGCCGTGGACGGCTGGGACGCAGCGTCCGCAGGCGAGGTGTCGAGCCCGAGACGGAAACCCGCCAAAGCGGAGGCAGGAAGGCAACTGCGGTTTCTGTCGACGCACAACTCGCTCGCCTCGGACCAAGACACAACGGGAAACTCGGGggtcgaggaagacagaggcaggTCGACTCGAGTCGAGGAAAGTTGCACTGCGGCGCCTTTTCCAGAGCCGAGTTTGGGTACGGCCGCGCAGTTCGCTGGCCAGGCCGAGGGCTCGAGACTGGAAAAGACCGAGGAGTGCAGAAACCGGGGACAGGAGACTGCCGGCCGTGTACAGAACACCCTGttcgcaggagagaggagcccgACAAGCGGAGAAATCGGGCTTGTGGCCGACGCAGAGTCATGCGAGAAGGGTGAGGACGGAGGAAACGACGTCGTCGTGTCGTTCCCCGGGGAACCTGCCCAAGGAAACGGCCCCCAGCAGGCCATCGCGACGCAGGGAGAAATTCACGAGTGTCCCAAGGCCGAGAGTAAATACAGATGCCCAGCGCGGGCTTCGTTTTTTGGACAGCTGTTCTCAGAACGCTACCTCATCGTCGCGGTGTATTTCATCGGTGTGGCCGGGGCTGCCACCTTCTACCAACAGGCCCCCCGGCGCATGTTCACTGACCCGGTCGTCGACTTCATGGAGATCCTGCAGCCTCTGGGTTTTCTGCCGTGCATCATTTTGGGCAAGTGTGCAGACGTGTTTGGCATTTTGAAGATTCTAACCGTCGTTAACACTTTTGGGGTACTCATGTATGCCACCTCCATGGTTCGGGGCTTCGACAACGCCTTGGGGTACACCTCGGTGGTGTTGTACACCTTGTACATGTCGGTGTTCACGAGTCAAATCTTTGTGTACATCGAGGCCACCTTCTCCCCCCAGTACTTTGGCAAGTTGATCGGGCTGACAGCTATGTGTGGAGGCCTCTTTTCCGTGGTCTCCAGTTCGCTCTACGAACACGTCGTGATTGGCGTCGGCAAGGGCGACCCTCGTATCATGCAAATCGCCATGACCGTTTTCCTGGGGTTTCAGTACCTTTGGATCGCCCGGCTGTTCTGgctgaagaaaagagacccGAACCCATACCGCAGCGGGCCAGCGCGCCTAGCGTCGTCAGACACTCCCAGTGCACGGGCGCTGCCCATTTGCCAGGCTCCGTTCGAGCCGGTTTGCCAGGCCTAG
- a CDS encoding putative patched family domain-containing protein,conserved, with product MEETFSEVAARASILAQASQQAKASAASLVPPKGQLLQDKAETQLLPTALPSEDVQLPGEDGVAGVASDPSFPATAVPEQTASDGEHLQRELEELDFRRKDRFADASEPDELPGRRSRRHTEWCLGCDCLEKAKNAVLRLVMTGFEKYASVVYDYPWLFIVLSLLATAGMSAGIFLRTPESDAYTLYSLSGSPSQVTKNHLLSVMPPDRLLFVLVTGETNLVTTETLSRVDTLLQGIDSLTLERDSVTTDEFNHKLVDHDRSPFPETITFADVCSKDGSGKCQVQSILDVYPSSAQWGVMPIVSPSWPVVVNPLTHKVYRLDALVGKTTTSEVPADPATGRPAATLLDEAESILVRINLRGETSWKPYTAAFEKLVLDYVLGQDFGPGISVTPKAERSSYDELRRVSTLDLAEWFRLCGAVLVVFLYTSVVNSSKTYRTKLVPSAMGALASLLGYLGGAGVVYLCGIRHTTPAEATPFLAMGIGVDDLFVILNAYSLTYLHPNPKERVVDAVRDAGLSITITTLTNVVTFIIGALSPYYSISMFCIVTAGALTWGYVMCLTFFLAGLSLDARREARKEPLSYSLFWRFLPRGCRRHSYEPQPSPTLPLTADASGLEERVESEETVTADQVPPKHGEDLLTTYQLAALMVLYKKYAPSRTAQRGRWVLDLRVRAGSGDMDSTPAPGAEKERGEATNHEICGTPLPAGTDKLREREGSEAPARRRLSSHIRAMTTQESLMLMKDFANEMDRNPENLLKLYHPEPLGNPGRGSRRFLGNTFVKAMVLAVFAAVTALAIYGATTLKFGLSLKHITPQHSYLRDFYDLHEEMFSRYGEEVTVFFAENDRWEDRDVQIRYLEMVKELSEQEWAVVVTDGMSLFLQHAMSSLHSGNRTEFVASLKAWLEGDPVGQNFNTFFKFSSDNLSVWQFRYWMPHKDNTTTLYYWLKEGKDIVSAGKPYFHGEVHTALAVIWESDPKILPFTLTNLAIALVCILAISLLLIPNLTSAGIVVVVVSLVDLWLFGFMALIDLPLSMVSMVNLLISIGYSVDFTIHVAHTFTHCVGTSRKDRMVETMIVMGAPVTHGMLSTLLAVVALAGSPKYILEVFFKMMLMVIVFAYTAGMVLLPVVLTLLGPLHSHGSKHGNAKACDGAVQLINMDCRDGAGEKECSVGV from the exons ATGGAGGAGACTTTCAGTGAGGTGGCAGCTCGCGCCTCAATCCTGGCGCAGGCTTCGCAGCAAGCAAAGGCGAGTGCTGCCTCGCTAGTTCCTCCAAAGGGCCAACTTCTGCAGGATAAGGCAGAGACTCAGTTACTCCCCACTGCGTTGCCATCAGAAGATGTGCAACTCCCGGGCGAAGATGGTGTCGCCGGTGTTGCATCGGATCCCTCGTTCCCCGCCACAGCAGTTCCTGAGCAAACGGCGTCGGATGGGGAGCACTTACAAAGGGAACTTGAGGAGTTAGATTttcggagaaaagacaggtTCGCTGACGCCTCAGAACCGGATGAATTgccaggaaggcgaagcaggcgccaCACTGAGTGGTGCCTCGGCTGTGACTGCttggaaaaggcgaagaacgcggtGTTGCGGCTGGTTATGACGGGTTTTGAAAAGTACGCGAGCGTGGTATACGATTACCCTTGGCTTTTCATCGTCCTGTCGTTGCTTGCTACGGCGGGCATGTCGGCCGGCATCTTCCTCCGCACACCTGAATCGGACGCCTACACCCTGTACAGTCTGTCAGGCTCTCCAAGTCAAGTGACAAAAAACCATCTCCTCAGCGTTATGCCGCCAGatcgcctcctcttcgtgtTGGTGACCGGAGAAACTAATCTCGTTACGACGGAAACGCTGTCGCGCGTGGACACGCTTCTCCAGGGCATCGACAGCCTCACTTTAGAGCGCGACTCTGTGACAACGGACGAGTTTAACCACAAGCTTGTCGACCACGACCGGTCGCCCTTTCCGGAAACAATCACCTTCGCCGATGTCTGTTCAAAAGACGGCTCCGGCAAGTGCCAAGTCCAAAGCATTTTGGATGTGTACCCGTCGAGTGCTCAGTGGGGGGTCATGCCCATTGTTTCCCCCAGCTGGCCCGTTGTCGTGAATCCCTTGACCCACAAGGTGTACCGATTAGATGCTCTCGTCGGAAAAACCACGACGTCGGAGGTGCCCGCCGATCCCGCAACAGGGCGGCCGGCAGCCACGCTGTTGGACGAGGCGGAGTCGATTCTCGTGCGAATCAACCTGCGCGGCGAGACGTCGTGGAAACCGTACACAGCGGCGTTCGAAAAGCTGGTCCTCGACTACGTGCTCGGGCAGGACTTTGGCCCGGGGATTTCAGTGACGCCCAAGGCGGAGCGGTCTTCGTACGATGAACTGAGGCGCGTGTCGACCTTGGATCTCGCAGAGTGGTTCCGCCTCTGTGGAGCGGTTCTGGTTGTGTTCTTGTACACATCGGTCGTGAACAGTTCAAAGACGTATCGCACAAAGCTCGTGCCTTCCGCGATGGGGGCCCTCGCGAGCCTTTTGGGGTATCTGGGTGGCGCGGGAGTCGTGTACCTCTGTGGCATCCGGCACACCACTCCTGCGGAGGCGACTCCCTTTCTCGCCATGGGGATTGGCGTGGACGATCTGTTTGTCATTCTTAACGCGTACTCACTGACCTACCTCCATCCGAACCCGAAGGAACGCGTGGTGGACGCCGTCAGAGATGCAGGTTTGTCCATCACAATCACGACGCTGACAAATGTAGTCACCTTCATCATCGGCGCTCTTTCGCCGTACTACAGCATTTCCATGTTTTGCATCGTCACTGCGGGCGCACTCACGTGGGGCTACGTCATGTGTCTcacgttcttcctcgccgggCTGAGCTTGGACGCTCGCCGCGAAGCCCGCAAGGAACCGCTCTCTTACTCTCTGTTTTGGCGGTTCTTGCCGCGAGGCTGCCGGAGACACAGCTACGAGCCTCAGCCGTCCCCCACGTTGCCGTTAACTGCGGATGCTTCTGGACTCGAGGAGCGagtcgagagcgaagagactGTCACGGCGGACCAGGTCCCCCCCAAACACGGAGAAGATCTCCTGACGACCTACCAGCTGGCCGCTCTGATGGTGCTCTACAAGAAATATGCACCAAGTCGCACTGCGCAACGGGGCCGGTGGGTGTTGGACCTCCGCGTCAGGGCTGGGAGTGGAGACATGGACAGCACGCCTGCGCCCGGTgcggagaaggaacgcggcgaggcgacaaaCCATGAAATCTGTGGAACGCCGCTTCCCGCCGGGACTGACAAACTGCGGGAACGGGAAGGGAGCGAGGCGCCAGCCCGAAGGCGGCTGTCGTCTCACATACGCGCCATGACCACACAGGAGTCTCTGATGCTGATGAAAGACTTTGCAAACGAAATGGACCGGAACCCAGAGAACCTTCTGAAGCTGTACCATCCTGAGCCCCTCGGAAATCCAGGAAGAGGTTCTCGACG CTTTTTAGGAAACACGTTTGTCAAGGCGATGGTTCTTGCGGTCTTCGCGGCAGTCACTGCGTTGGCCATTTACGGCGCCACGACCCTCAAATTCGGTTTATCCCTGAAACACATAACTCCGCAGCATTCGTACTTGCGGGATTTCTACGACTTGCACGAAGAAATGTTCTCCAGATACGGGGAGGAGGTCACCGTCTTTTTCGCGGAGAACGACCGATGGGAAGACCGCGACGTGCAGATCCGATACCTCGAGATGGTGAAGGAGCTCTCCGAACAGGAGTGGGCTGTCGTTGTCACTGATGGCATGTCGCTGTTTTTGCAGCACGCGATGTCCTCCCTGCACAGCGGCAATCGAACAGAGTTCGTGGCTTC GCTGAAAGCGTGGTTGGAAGGCGACCCTGTGGGGCAGAACTTTAACACCTTCTTTAAATTTTCCTCGGACAACTTGAGCGTGTGGCAGTTCCGCTACTGGATGCCCCACAAGGATAACACCACGACTCTCTACTACTGGctgaaggaaggaaaggacatTGTCAGCGCCGGAAAGCCGTACTTCCACGGCGAGGTCCACACAGCCTTGGCGGTTATTTGGGAGTCAGACCCCAAAATTCTGCCGTTCACCCTCACGAACCTCGCGATTGCCCTCGTCTGCATTCTCGCG ATCTCATTGTTGCTGATTCCCAATCTGACGTCGGCCGGCATCGTCGTTGTCGTTGTTTCTCTTGTCGACCTCTGGCTCTTTGGCTTCATGGCGCTCATTGACTTGCCTCTGAGCATGGTTAGCATGGTCAATCTCCTCATCTCCATAG GCTACAGCGTGGATTTCACCATCCACGTCGCGCATACCTTCACGCACTGCGTCGGCACGAGCAGAAAAGACCGAATGGTCGAGACCATGATTGTCATGGGAGCGCCTGTGACGCATGGAATGCTGTCCACGTTGTTGGCGGTTGTCGCGCTTGCGGGGTCGCCGAAATACATTCTCGAGGTTTTCTTCAAAATGATGCTTATG GTCATTGTCTTTGCCTACACCGCAGGCATGGTGCTCTTGCCGGTTGTCCTCACT